GCGCGCCTGGCGCGAGGCGCGAGCTCGGCGCGCGAATCACGATCTCGCGGTAGTGCTGTATGGCTTGGCGCAAGGAGCCGGCGCGATCGGCGGGGCTTTCTTGCTTCGCCTGCGCCTCCAGCGCGCTCGCGATCACGAAATGCGCCTCCTCGCTGCGCGAGCCGTGAGGTGCGCCTGCGAGATAGCTACGCCAGATCGTGGCTGCCTCGGCCAAGCGGCCGAGCGCGCGCAGCGCGTCGGCGCGCAGCAATTGGGCGTCGCGATCGATGCCCGTGTCGCGCGCGACGCGTTGGGCCAGGCCCTCGGCGTCGGCGAAGCGGCCGGCACGATAGAGGGCCAGCGCCCCATAATAGCGGTGATAGGGCCGCAGCAGCGGATAGCTATGCTCGAGCTCGGCGAAGGCCCGCGCCGCAGCGGCATGCGATCCCTGCTGAAGCTGGGCGTAAGCGAGCAAGAAACGGGCGGGTTCGCGGTCCTCGCTACCTGCGCCCTTGGCGCGCAGGTAGCGCTGGAGCAGCCGGATCGCGCGCGCGTAGTCGTCGTGCTGCAGCGCGCTGCGGGCCGCCTTGCCGAGCGGGCCGCGTGGGAAGGGATCGAGCCGCTCCAGATCTGTCGTGGTGGCGGCGCGCGCAGGGCCGAGGGCCATCCACAGTCCGAGCAGGACCAGGAGCGCCCGTTTGGGAGCCGTGGGCCGCTTTCGGGGCCCGCGGGCATGAGTGGCGCGGATCATGGAGGACGGGTTATCGCCTGCTCAAGCGCTCGGGGCGGCGACGGCCAGGCGACGGCCAGGAGCTGCCACGAGCTGGCGATAGGCCGTGACGATGCCGTCCACCGAGAGCCCGCACTGTGCCTGCAGCTTGGTGACGTTGCCGTGTCCGATGAAGCGGTCGGGAACCCCGATGCGCCGCAGCACGGGACTGAGGCCGCGCTGCTCACAGAGCTCGAGCACGGCCGAGCCGAAGCCGCCAGCGAGCACGTTCTCCTCGACGGTGATGACGGCCCGCGCGCGGCCGAGGTGCTCGACGAGCAGCTCCTCGTCGAGTGGCTTGATGAAGCGCGCGTTGATGACGGTGGCAGCAACGCCATCACGCGCCAGCGCCTCGGCGGCCTGCAGTGCGGTGTAGACGTGAGGACCGACCGCCACCAGCAGCAGGTCGTGGCCCGTCTCGTGGACGACCTCACCCTTGCCCCAGGGGAGCTCGCGGGGCGGACCGTCGAGCGGCACGCCAACCCCGTTGCCGCGCGGGTAGCGCATCGCCACCGGCTTGCCGCTGTTGATCGCGGTCAAGAGCAGATGACGGAGCTCGTCCTCGTTCTTCGGGGCCATCAGCGCGAGATCTGGAATCATCCGCAGGTAGCTGATGTCGAAGACGCCGTGGTGGGTCGCGCCGTCCGGCCCGACCAGTCCGGCGCGGTCGAGGCAGAAGACGACCGGCAGGTGCTGCAGACAGACGTCGTGCTCCACCTGGTCGATCGCCCGCTGAAGGAAGGTCGAGTAGATCGCCGCCACGGGGCGAAAGCCCTCGACGGCGAGGCCGGCGGCGAAGGTCACCCCATGCTGCTCGGCGATGCCGACGTCGTAGAAACGACTCGGGAACTCCTCGGCGAAGGGCACCAGGCCGGTCCCCTGTGCCATCGCGGCGGTGATGGCCACGATGCGTGGATCGGAGCGCGCCAGCTCGCAGAGCGTGTCGCCAAAGACGTCGGTGTAGGGTGGCGCGCCACCGCCCTTCGAGGGGTTGAGGCTCTTGCCGCTCTCGAGGTCGAAGGGGCTGACGGCGTGCTTGCGCTCGATGTCGTCCTCGACGCCCGGGCACCCCTTGCCCTTCGAGGTCATCGCGTGAATCAGCACCGGGCGCTCGAGCTCGCGGGCGTTGCGGAAGGTCTCGACCAGCACGACGACGTCGTGCCCATCGATGGGGCCGACGTACTCGAAGCCGAGGCCCTCGAAGAGCGCGCCGGGGCCCACGACCGCGGCCTTGGTCGCGTCGAGCAGGTGCTCGATCACCCGAATCGCATCCTGTCCGTGGTCGTCGAAGGCCTCGAGCACGTGGCGGACGCGTCGGCGCCAGCGGGTCATCGGCTGGCCGACCAGCTTGCGGCTCAGCCACTCCGACATCGCGCCGACGTTGGGGCTGATCGACATCCCGTTGTCGTTGAGCACGACGATCATGTCGCGCTTGAGCGCGCCGACGTGGTTGAGCGCCTCGAAGGCCATCCCGCCGGTGAGCCCGCCGTCGCCGATCAGCGCCACGACCTTGCCTGGACCATCCTTGAGCCGAAGCCCCTCACGGATGCCGAGCGCCGCGGAGATCGACGTCGACGCATGTCCGGCGCCGAAGATGTCGTGTTCGCTCTCGCTGCGCTTGAGGAAACCGCTCAGACCGCCCTCCTGCTTGAGGGTATGGAAGCGGTCGCGCCGGCCCGTCAGCACCTTATGGCCGTGGGCCTGATGGCCGACGTCCCAGACGATGCGGTCCGTCGGCGACTCGAAGGCATAGTGCAGCGCGACGGAGAGCTCGATCGTGCCGAGCGCGGCACCGAGATGCCCGCCGATCCTGCTGATCTTCTCGAGGATGAACTGCCGCAGCTCCTCCGCCACCTCCGGCAGCGCTTCGAGCGGGAGCTGGCGCAGATCGGCGGGGCTCTCAATCTTGTCGAGATACTTCATGGACAACTGCCTCCCGGGCGCGATCGAGCACCAACCGCGCCAGCGCCACCAGCGGTGCTGCGCTCGGTCCAAAGCTCCGCGCCGTGCCACCGGCGCTGGCAATCAGCTCTTCGGTTCGTCCGAGAGCGAGCGAGCGAAAACTGGGGTGATCGGCGTCGCGCAGATCGTCGGCGTGTTGAAAAGCCAAGCCGAGGTCGGCGCCGTACTGCCGTAGGGCGTCGACCTGATCGCGGCTGCCACCACCCGCCAAACCGCCGATCGTCGCGGCAGCGGTGAAAAGCGCCGCCGTCTTGTCGCGGTGGCACTGCTCGAGTATGGCGAAGCTGGATCCCTCGGTCGCACCCGTTGCTCCGCTCTGGTCTTGGATCGCCATGTCGAGTGCCTGCCCGCCGACCATGCCCTCGACGCCGGAGGCCTGGGCGAGCTCGAAGCTGGCGCGCAGCAGCGCCTGGCTGCGCTCGTTGCCGTGGCGGCCGAGGGCTGCCTCGCCAGCGATCACGGCGAAGGCCAGCGTCAGCAGCGCGTCGCCGGCCAGAATCGCCGCCGTCTCGCCGAAGCGCTTGTGGCAGGTCGGCTGGCCGCGCCGCAGCTCGTCGTTATCCATGGCTGGCAGGTCGTCATGGACCAAGGAGTAGCAGTGTACGAGCTCGACCGCGCAGGCTGGAGAGAGCGCATCGGCGAGGTTGCCGCCGACGGCCTGGCAGGCCGCAATGGCGAGGCAAGGGCGCAGGCGCTTGCCTCCGTTGAGCACGGCCGCTCGCATGGCCTGGCGCAGTCGCAGCGGATCCTCGCTCGCGGGACGCTCGGGAAGCAGCTCCGCCAGGCGCTCGTTGATGCGCGACCGCAGCTCGGCCAGATACGCGTCGAGATCGAATTCCATCCGCTGCTCTCCGGTCACGCCCGGGGATTGGGTCCGGTCATGTCATCGCACCCATTCACGGTTTGTTTCATGGCTTGTGCGTTCAGTCCGCTCGCCACCGAGGCTGGCTACCCACGTTCGCTCTGCTCGAGGGGCGCCGTCGATCCATCCCGCATCAGGAGCTCGACCTTTCGCTCCGCCGCATCGAGAATCTGCTGCCCGCGGCGGGCCAGCGCGACCCCTCGCTCGAAGGCCTCGAGCGACCGCTCGAGCGGCATATCTGCGCTCTCGAGCGCCTCGACCAGCGCTTGCAAGTCGGTCAAGATGGCGTCGAAGCCGGGCTCGGGAACGCCCACCTTCGACGCGACTGCCGGCTCGATCATCGGCGCGACTGCCGACTCCGGCTGGCTCTCTTCGGCCTGCTTTGCACCCACGGGGTCGCAACCTAGATCACGGCGCGCGCCTGGTCAATCGGCGCGCGCGTCGCGGCCCTTCCCGCGCCGCGCGGGCGCCGAGGGTCGGTGAACAGACGGAGCCCTGCGGGCGAATACTGTATGCTCGGACGGGGCCGAGCTCGGGTCGAGGAGCGCGCGCGATGGGAGATCTTGGAGCGAGCGAAGCGCGTGCGCTGGGGCGGGGCCCTTGGTGGCGGACGCTTCGCGGTCAACTGCTGCTCGGTCTGGCGGTAATCCTGCCGGTCGCCGCCCTCTCCGTTGGACTGATCACCCACTGGGCGACGCGGCAGCAGCTCGCCGAGGGGCAGGTCGAGCATGCACGGATGCTCGGCAAGGCGCTCGCCGCCCTGGCGTCGACCGGCCTGAGCGGCACGGCGGAGGACCGTGCCAGCCTCCAGATGGTGGTGTCGCAGCTCGGTGGCGGGGCCTACCCGGCGCGCTTCACTGTCGTCGATCGGGCGCTGCGCCCCCTCGGCGTCGCGGTCGGGGCCTGGCCGCCGGGGCAGGCCGGTGCCGAGCTCCTGCGGCGCGCGATCGCCACCGAGCAACAGCTCGTGATGGTTGGAGCGCCGGAGCGCGGCAGCGTGCGCGTCGCGACCCCCGTCTATGCGCCGCGCTTGGCCGCCGTGGCCGGCGCCGTTCACCTCGAGCTGCCGCTCAGCGTCGATGTTCAGCGACCGCCGCTGCTCTTCTGGCTGTTGATGGCCGCCAACAGCGTCGTGCTGCTGCTCTTTGTCGGTGTGGTCATCACGCGCTACGTCGCACGGCCGATCGAGGCGCTGCAACGTGCGGCCTCGCGCGTGGCGGCCGGCGACCTCAGCGGCACCTTGGGCGAGGAGGGTGCCTACGAGATCGCCTCGCTGGCGGCCTCCTTCAATGGGATGGTGGGCGCGCTGCGCGAGCAGCTGGAGCGGCTCGATCAACAGCGCCGATCGCTGATCCGCTCCGAGAAGCTCGCCTCGGTCGGCCACCTTGCGGCCGGCGTCGCGCATGAGGTGGGCAACCCGCTGCAGGCGATCATCGGCTTCACTGATCTGCTGCTCGCTGATGACCTCGACGCGCAGCAGCGCGAGGAGTTCTTGCAGCGCACCCAGCGCGAAGCGCAACGCATCCACGCGATCATCGGCGGGCTGCTCGACTACGCTCGTCCGGTCGAGGACCACGCCGCGGCGGTGCCCCTGGCGGCTGCGGTCGAGGAGGCGGTGGCCTTGGTGGTGCACCAGCGGCGCTTTCGCCACGTCGTCGTCGAGCAGCAGGGGCTGGCGGCTTTGCCGGCGGTGGCGGCCAGCCAGCAGCGCGTCGTGCAGGTACTGGTCAACCTGCTGCTCAACGCTGGTGATGCGATCGAGCGCGACGGGCGCGTCGTGATCACCGGCGATGCGCCCCCCGGCGCGCCGGTGGCGCTGCGCGTGAGCAACAATGGCCGGCCGATCGTTGCCGCGCACCGATCGCGCATCTTCGAGCCCTTCTTTACGACGAAGGATCCGGGTCAGGGGACGGGGCTCGGCCTCTCGGTGGCGCAATCGATCGCGGCGTTGCTCGGCGGCAGCCTGGAGCTCGATCCGGAGGTGGCGGCGACGACCTTCGTGCTTCGCCTGC
The Pseudomonadota bacterium DNA segment above includes these coding regions:
- a CDS encoding 1-deoxy-D-xylulose-5-phosphate synthase; translated protein: MKYLDKIESPADLRQLPLEALPEVAEELRQFILEKISRIGGHLGAALGTIELSVALHYAFESPTDRIVWDVGHQAHGHKVLTGRRDRFHTLKQEGGLSGFLKRSESEHDIFGAGHASTSISAALGIREGLRLKDGPGKVVALIGDGGLTGGMAFEALNHVGALKRDMIVVLNDNGMSISPNVGAMSEWLSRKLVGQPMTRWRRRVRHVLEAFDDHGQDAIRVIEHLLDATKAAVVGPGALFEGLGFEYVGPIDGHDVVVLVETFRNARELERPVLIHAMTSKGKGCPGVEDDIERKHAVSPFDLESGKSLNPSKGGGAPPYTDVFGDTLCELARSDPRIVAITAAMAQGTGLVPFAEEFPSRFYDVGIAEQHGVTFAAGLAVEGFRPVAAIYSTFLQRAIDQVEHDVCLQHLPVVFCLDRAGLVGPDGATHHGVFDISYLRMIPDLALMAPKNEDELRHLLLTAINSGKPVAMRYPRGNGVGVPLDGPPRELPWGKGEVVHETGHDLLLVAVGPHVYTALQAAEALARDGVAATVINARFIKPLDEELLVEHLGRARAVITVEENVLAGGFGSAVLELCEQRGLSPVLRRIGVPDRFIGHGNVTKLQAQCGLSVDGIVTAYRQLVAAPGRRLAVAAPSA
- a CDS encoding polyprenyl synthetase family protein is translated as MEFDLDAYLAELRSRINERLAELLPERPASEDPLRLRQAMRAAVLNGGKRLRPCLAIAACQAVGGNLADALSPACAVELVHCYSLVHDDLPAMDNDELRRGQPTCHKRFGETAAILAGDALLTLAFAVIAGEAALGRHGNERSQALLRASFELAQASGVEGMVGGQALDMAIQDQSGATGATEGSSFAILEQCHRDKTAALFTAAATIGGLAGGGSRDQVDALRQYGADLGLAFQHADDLRDADHPSFRSLALGRTEELIASAGGTARSFGPSAAPLVALARLVLDRAREAVVHEVSRQD
- the xseB gene encoding exodeoxyribonuclease VII small subunit codes for the protein MIEPAVASKVGVPEPGFDAILTDLQALVEALESADMPLERSLEAFERGVALARRGQQILDAAERKVELLMRDGSTAPLEQSERG
- a CDS encoding HAMP domain-containing histidine kinase, translated to MGDLGASEARALGRGPWWRTLRGQLLLGLAVILPVAALSVGLITHWATRQQLAEGQVEHARMLGKALAALASTGLSGTAEDRASLQMVVSQLGGGAYPARFTVVDRALRPLGVAVGAWPPGQAGAELLRRAIATEQQLVMVGAPERGSVRVATPVYAPRLAAVAGAVHLELPLSVDVQRPPLLFWLLMAANSVVLLLFVGVVITRYVARPIEALQRAASRVAAGDLSGTLGEEGAYEIASLAASFNGMVGALREQLERLDQQRRSLIRSEKLASVGHLAAGVAHEVGNPLQAIIGFTDLLLADDLDAQQREEFLQRTQREAQRIHAIIGGLLDYARPVEDHAAAVPLAAAVEEAVALVVHQRRFRHVVVEQQGLAALPAVAASQQRVVQVLVNLLLNAGDAIERDGRVVITGDAPPGAPVALRVSNNGRPIVAAHRSRIFEPFFTTKDPGQGTGLGLSVAQSIAALLGGSLELDPEVAATTFVLRLPRWREP